The segment GCATTGGCATCGTTGCAGCTATATTTTCCACCGGTGCCGGTGAATTTGGAGATACCGATGCCGTGGTTGAAGAGCACCGCGTTTTGGCGTTCGTGCACACTTGGATAGTTGGGATCGATCGCCGCGGTAACGTCTCCTGAAAGGATTTCGGAGCTCATAAAGACGCGGCGCAGATTGCTGCTGCTGTCGGATTCGCCATTTTGGCGAAGGAGTGATGCCACAAAATCCTGGATGAAGATGGAGTGCGCACCCGTGTTGCCCTGGCTGCCGACCTCTTCCTTATCGGCGAAATAGACGATCATCGTGTATTCCGGCTTGGCATCGAGGTTTGCGAGCATTGCAGTCAACGCAGCGTAGGCACAAATGCGGTCGTCCTGTCCATAGCCAACCACCATGCTGGCATCGAATCCGGCATCGCGGGCTTTGTTAGCTGGGAGGAGCTCCAGTTCTGCGGAGATGAAATCGCTCTCGGTGATGCCGTATTTATCGTTCAAAAGCTTGAGCGCGTAAGCTTTGGCAGCTTCCTTTTCCTCGCTGCCGGGAGCGCACATGCCGCTGAAGACGAGATTCATCCTGGAAGCGTCTATGGCATCCGCCAAGTTCTTGGCATATTGTTCCTTTTTAGCAAGATGGGGCAAGAGATCCGGGATGATGAAGACAGGCTCATCATCGCTTTCGCCAAAGCTGATGTGGATGGTGCTGCCATCGGCTTTCACGACAAAACCGTGCAAAGCAAGGGGAGTAGAAACCCATTGATATTTCTTGATGCCGCCATAATAATGCGTCCTCATGCAAGCCATGCTACTGGGGCAATCTTCATAGAGGGGATTTTGTTTCAGATCGACTCTGGGGGTATCGATGTGCGCGGCGACCATGCGAAAGCCTTCGGATACCGGTTTTGAACCGATAACCGCCATGGCGATGGTCTTGTTGCGGAAAATGCTATAGACCCTTTTGCCGCCTGTTTTAGCGGGCAGGGCTTGGAACTTGTGTTTTTTCAGAAGCCCTTCAGTATAGACGATTGTCTCGCGCACTGTCTTGGCTTCATTGAGAAAGTCCTTGTATGCCGTTGCATAATCAAATGCCGCGGCTATTGAAACCGCTCCGGCATCCTTCCAAAA is part of the Candidatus Cloacimonadaceae bacterium genome and harbors:
- a CDS encoding aminopeptidase, which produces MKKKETKKSVLAYERKNFWKDAGAVSIAAAFDYATAYKDFLNEAKTVRETIVYTEGLLKKHKFQALPAKTGGKRVYSIFRNKTIAMAVIGSKPVSEGFRMVAAHIDTPRVDLKQNPLYEDCPSSMACMRTHYYGGIKKYQWVSTPLALHGFVVKADGSTIHISFGESDDEPVFIIPDLLPHLAKKEQYAKNLADAIDASRMNLVFSGMCAPGSEEKEAAKAYALKLLNDKYGITESDFISAELELLPANKARDAGFDASMVVGYGQDDRICAYAALTAMLANLDAKPEYTMIVYFADKEEVGSQGNTGAHSIFIQDFVASLLRQNGESDSSSNLRRVFMSSEILSGDVTAAIDPNYPSVHERQNAVLFNHGIGISKFTGTGGKYSCNDANAEFTAKVIRIFNDAGVFWQMGSLGKVDEGGGGTIAFILANLGAEVLDCGTGLMGMHSLYEMCSKADLYSTYTAYKSFVISK